In Salvelinus sp. IW2-2015 unplaced genomic scaffold, ASM291031v2 Un_scaffold1512, whole genome shotgun sequence, one genomic interval encodes:
- the LOC112071087 gene encoding ribose-phosphate pyrophosphokinase 1-like isoform X1, protein MPNIKIFSGSSHRELSHKIADRLGMELGKVVTKKFSNQETCVEIGESVRGEDVYIVQSGCGEINDNLMELLIMINACKIASASRVTAVIPCFPYSRQDKKDKVGSRAPISAKLVANMLSVSGADHIITMDLHASQIQVFFDIPVDNLYAEPAVLKWIKENIAEWKTCTIVSPDAGGAKRVTSIADRLNVDFALIHKERKKANEVDRMVLVGDVTDRVAILVDDMADTCGTICHAADKLISAGATKVYAILTHGIFSGPAISRINNACFEAVVVTNTIPQEEKMKTCPKIQVIDISMILAEAIRRTHNGESVSYLFSHVPL, encoded by the exons ATGCCGAACATTAAGATATTCAGCGGTAGCTCGCATCGGGAACTGTCTCACAAAATTGCTGACCGTCTTGGGATGGAACTCGGGAAGGTTGTCACCAAGAAATTCAGCAATCAAGAAACATG TGTTGAGATCGGGGAGAGTGTACGTGGAGAGGATGTCTACATCGTACAGAGCGGATGTGGGGAGATCAATGATAATCTGATGGAGCTGCTGATTATGATCAATGCGTGTAAGATCGCCTCGGCCTCCCGTGTCACAGCCGTCATCCCCTGCTTCCCCTACTCACGGCAGGACAAGAAGGACAAGGTGGGG AGTCGAGCGCCTATCTCAGCCAAGCTGGTGGCTAACATGCTGTCTGTGTCTGGGGCTGATCACATCATCACTATGGACCTCCACGCCTCACAGATCCA GGTTTTCTTCGACATCCCGGTGGATAACCTGTATGCTGAGCCTGCTGTACTGAAGTGGATCAAGGAGAACATCGCAGAGTGGAAGACCTGCACTATCGTCTCTCCAGACGCAGGGGGTGCCAAGAG AGTGACTTCCATAGCGGACAGGCTCAATGTGGACTTTGCTCTGATccacaaagagagaaagaaggccaATGAGGTGGATCGCATGGTGTTGGTCGGGGACGTCACGGACCGGGTGGCCATCTTGGTGGATGACATGGCAGACACCTGTGGTACTATCTGTCACGCGGCCGACAA GCTGATCTCAGCTGGTGCTACCAAGGTGTATGCCATCCTGACCCATGGTATCTTCTCTGGCCCGGCCATCTCACGCATCAACAACGCCTGCTTCGAGGCCGTGGTCGTCACCAACACTATCCCTCAGGAGGAGAAGATGAAGACCTGTCCTAAGAtacag GTGATTGACATCTCTATGATCTTGGCAGAGGCCATCCGCAGGACCCACAACGGAGAATCTGTCTCCTACCTCTTCAGCCACGTCCCCTtgtaa
- the LOC112071087 gene encoding ribose-phosphate pyrophosphokinase 1-like isoform X2, translating into MPNIKIFSGSSHRELSHKIADRLGMELGKVVTKKFSNQETCVEIGESVRGEDVYIVQSGCGEINDNLMELLIMINACKIASASRVTAVIPCFPYSRQDKKDKSRAPISAKLVANMLSVSGADHIITMDLHASQIQVFFDIPVDNLYAEPAVLKWIKENIAEWKTCTIVSPDAGGAKRVTSIADRLNVDFALIHKERKKANEVDRMVLVGDVTDRVAILVDDMADTCGTICHAADKLISAGATKVYAILTHGIFSGPAISRINNACFEAVVVTNTIPQEEKMKTCPKIQVIDISMILAEAIRRTHNGESVSYLFSHVPL; encoded by the exons ATGCCGAACATTAAGATATTCAGCGGTAGCTCGCATCGGGAACTGTCTCACAAAATTGCTGACCGTCTTGGGATGGAACTCGGGAAGGTTGTCACCAAGAAATTCAGCAATCAAGAAACATG TGTTGAGATCGGGGAGAGTGTACGTGGAGAGGATGTCTACATCGTACAGAGCGGATGTGGGGAGATCAATGATAATCTGATGGAGCTGCTGATTATGATCAATGCGTGTAAGATCGCCTCGGCCTCCCGTGTCACAGCCGTCATCCCCTGCTTCCCCTACTCACGGCAGGACAAGAAGGACAAG AGTCGAGCGCCTATCTCAGCCAAGCTGGTGGCTAACATGCTGTCTGTGTCTGGGGCTGATCACATCATCACTATGGACCTCCACGCCTCACAGATCCA GGTTTTCTTCGACATCCCGGTGGATAACCTGTATGCTGAGCCTGCTGTACTGAAGTGGATCAAGGAGAACATCGCAGAGTGGAAGACCTGCACTATCGTCTCTCCAGACGCAGGGGGTGCCAAGAG AGTGACTTCCATAGCGGACAGGCTCAATGTGGACTTTGCTCTGATccacaaagagagaaagaaggccaATGAGGTGGATCGCATGGTGTTGGTCGGGGACGTCACGGACCGGGTGGCCATCTTGGTGGATGACATGGCAGACACCTGTGGTACTATCTGTCACGCGGCCGACAA GCTGATCTCAGCTGGTGCTACCAAGGTGTATGCCATCCTGACCCATGGTATCTTCTCTGGCCCGGCCATCTCACGCATCAACAACGCCTGCTTCGAGGCCGTGGTCGTCACCAACACTATCCCTCAGGAGGAGAAGATGAAGACCTGTCCTAAGAtacag GTGATTGACATCTCTATGATCTTGGCAGAGGCCATCCGCAGGACCCACAACGGAGAATCTGTCTCCTACCTCTTCAGCCACGTCCCCTtgtaa